The Streptomyces kanamyceticus genome window below encodes:
- a CDS encoding gamma-aminobutyraldehyde dehydrogenase — protein sequence MTTELRRLRNYINGEFRDAADGRTTEVINPATGEAYATAPLSGQADVDAAMKAAADAFPAWRDLTPAERQKALLKIADAFEERAEELIAAEVENTGKPIGLTRSEEIPPMVDQIRFFAGAARMLEGRAAGEYMEGLTSIIRREPIGVCAQVAPWNYPMMMGVWKFAPALAAGNTVVLKPSDTTPASTVLMAEIIGSIVPPGVFNVVTGDRDTGRAMVEHKTPAMASITGSVRAGMQVAESASKDLKRVHLELGGKAPVVVFEDTDIAKAVEDISVAGFFNAGQDCTAATRVLVHESIHDEFVTALAKAAADTKTGQPDDEDVLYGPLNNANQLKQVSGFIDRLPAHARVEAGGQRVGEKGYFFAPTVVSGLQQDDEIIQNEVFGPVITVQSFTDEAQAVEYANGVEYALASSVWTKDHARAMRMSKVLDFGCVWINTHIPLVAEMPHGGFKKSGYGKDLSAYGFDDYTRIKHVMTSIEG from the coding sequence GTGACCACCGAGCTGCGACGTCTGCGCAACTACATCAACGGAGAATTCCGGGACGCGGCCGACGGACGGACCACCGAGGTGATCAATCCGGCGACCGGCGAGGCGTACGCGACCGCGCCGCTGTCGGGGCAGGCCGATGTCGACGCCGCCATGAAGGCCGCCGCCGACGCGTTCCCCGCCTGGCGCGACCTGACGCCCGCCGAGCGGCAGAAGGCCCTGCTGAAGATCGCCGACGCCTTCGAGGAGCGCGCCGAGGAGCTCATCGCGGCCGAGGTCGAGAACACGGGCAAGCCGATCGGACTCACGCGGTCCGAGGAGATCCCGCCCATGGTCGACCAGATCCGCTTCTTCGCGGGCGCGGCCCGGATGCTCGAAGGCCGCGCCGCGGGCGAGTACATGGAGGGTCTGACCTCCATCATCCGCCGCGAGCCGATCGGCGTCTGCGCGCAGGTCGCGCCGTGGAACTACCCGATGATGATGGGCGTCTGGAAGTTCGCCCCCGCACTCGCGGCCGGTAACACGGTCGTCCTCAAGCCCTCGGACACGACGCCCGCGTCGACCGTCCTGATGGCCGAGATCATCGGCTCCATCGTGCCGCCCGGCGTCTTCAACGTCGTCACCGGCGACCGCGACACCGGCCGCGCCATGGTCGAGCACAAGACGCCCGCGATGGCCTCCATCACCGGCTCCGTGCGCGCCGGCATGCAGGTCGCCGAGTCCGCGTCCAAGGACCTCAAGCGGGTCCACCTGGAGCTGGGCGGCAAGGCGCCGGTCGTCGTCTTCGAGGACACCGACATCGCCAAGGCCGTCGAGGACATCTCGGTCGCGGGCTTCTTCAACGCGGGCCAGGACTGTACGGCCGCCACGCGCGTGCTCGTCCACGAGTCCATCCACGACGAGTTCGTGACGGCGCTCGCCAAGGCCGCCGCCGACACGAAGACCGGGCAGCCGGACGACGAGGACGTGCTGTACGGCCCGCTCAACAACGCCAACCAGCTGAAGCAGGTCTCCGGCTTCATCGACCGCCTGCCCGCGCACGCGCGCGTGGAGGCCGGTGGCCAGCGGGTCGGCGAAAAGGGCTACTTCTTCGCGCCGACCGTCGTCTCGGGCCTCCAGCAGGACGACGAGATCATCCAGAACGAGGTCTTCGGCCCCGTCATCACCGTGCAGTCCTTCACGGACGAGGCGCAGGCCGTCGAGTACGCGAACGGCGTGGAGTACGCGCTGGCGTCGTCCGTCTGGACCAAGGACCACGCGCGCGCGATGCGGATGTCCAAGGTCCTCGACTTCGGCTGCGTCTGGATCAACACGCACATTCCGCTGGTCGCGGAGATGCCGCACGGTGGCTTCAAGAAGTCCGGGTACGGCAAGGACCTTTCGGCGTACGGGTTCGATGACTACACGCGCATCAAGCACGTGATGACGTCCATCGAGGGCTAG
- a CDS encoding Lrp/AsnC family transcriptional regulator: MHSEVVASRSADPSSPRGSRTGNPGASGNGNGTPPVDAVSLAIIEQLQEDGRRPYAAIGKAVGLSEAAVRQRVQKLLDQGVMQIVAVTDPLTVGFRRQAMVGINVEGDVDPVADAVAAMPEAEYVVMTAGSHDLLVEIVCEDDDHLLEVINKRIRALPGVRSTESFVYLKLKKQTYMWGTR; the protein is encoded by the coding sequence GTGCACAGTGAGGTCGTGGCAAGTCGCAGCGCAGACCCCAGCAGCCCCCGCGGCTCACGCACCGGAAATCCGGGCGCGAGCGGCAATGGGAACGGCACCCCGCCCGTGGACGCCGTCTCTCTGGCGATCATCGAACAGCTCCAGGAGGACGGCCGCCGTCCGTACGCGGCGATCGGCAAGGCCGTGGGCCTCTCCGAAGCGGCCGTGCGCCAGCGCGTCCAGAAGCTGCTCGACCAGGGCGTGATGCAGATCGTCGCCGTCACGGACCCGCTCACCGTGGGTTTCCGCAGGCAGGCGATGGTCGGCATCAATGTCGAGGGCGATGTGGACCCGGTCGCGGACGCCGTGGCCGCCATGCCGGAGGCCGAGTACGTGGTGATGACCGCGGGCTCGCACGACCTCCTGGTGGAGATCGTCTGCGAGGACGACGACCACCTGCTCGAAGTCATCAACAAGCGCATCCGCGCCCTCCCCGGCGTGCGCTCCACCGAGAGCTTCGTCTACCTCAAGCTCAAGAAGCAGACCTATATGTGGGGAACCCGATAG
- a CDS encoding aspartate aminotransferase family protein, whose protein sequence is MGNPIAVSKDLSQTAYDHLWMHFTRMSDYENAPVPTIVRGEGTYIFDDKGKKYLDGLSGLFVVNAGHGRHELAETAYKQAQELAFFPVWSYAHPKAVELAERLADYAPGDLNKVFFTTGGGEAVETAWKLAKQYHKLTGNHTKYKVISRAVAYHGTPQGALSITGLPALKAPFEPLVPGAHKVPNTNIYRAPIHGDDPEAFGRWAADQIEQEILFEGPETVAAVFLEPVQNAGGCFPPPPGYFQRVREICDKYDVLLVSDEVICAFGRLGTMFACDKFGYVPDMITCAKGMTSGYSPIGACIVSDKIAEPFYKGGNTFLHGYTFGGHPVSAAVGLANLDIFEKEGLNQHVLDNEDAFFQTLRKLHDLPIVGDVRGNGFFYGIELVKDKETKETFNDEETERVLYGFLSKALYENGLYCRADDRGDPVVQLAPPLISTQETFDEIEGILRQVLTEAWTKL, encoded by the coding sequence GTGGGGAACCCGATAGCCGTGAGCAAGGACCTCAGCCAGACCGCGTACGACCACCTGTGGATGCACTTCACCCGCATGTCGGACTACGAGAACGCGCCCGTGCCCACCATCGTGCGTGGCGAGGGCACCTACATCTTCGACGACAAGGGCAAGAAGTACCTGGACGGCCTGTCCGGCCTCTTCGTCGTCAACGCGGGCCACGGCCGTCACGAGCTCGCGGAGACCGCCTACAAGCAGGCGCAGGAGCTGGCCTTCTTCCCGGTGTGGTCCTACGCCCACCCCAAGGCCGTCGAGCTCGCCGAGCGCCTCGCGGACTACGCGCCCGGCGACCTCAACAAGGTCTTCTTCACCACCGGTGGCGGCGAGGCCGTCGAGACCGCGTGGAAGCTGGCGAAGCAGTACCACAAGCTCACCGGCAACCACACGAAGTACAAGGTCATCTCCCGCGCGGTCGCCTACCACGGCACCCCGCAGGGCGCCCTGTCCATCACCGGGCTCCCTGCCCTGAAGGCCCCCTTCGAGCCGCTGGTCCCCGGCGCGCACAAGGTGCCGAACACCAACATCTACCGCGCGCCGATCCACGGCGACGACCCCGAGGCCTTCGGCCGCTGGGCCGCCGACCAGATCGAGCAGGAGATCCTCTTCGAGGGCCCGGAGACGGTCGCGGCCGTCTTCCTGGAGCCGGTGCAGAACGCGGGCGGCTGCTTCCCGCCCCCGCCCGGCTACTTCCAGCGCGTGCGCGAGATCTGCGACAAGTACGACGTGCTGCTCGTCTCCGACGAGGTCATCTGCGCCTTCGGCCGCCTCGGCACGATGTTCGCCTGCGACAAGTTCGGCTACGTCCCGGACATGATCACCTGTGCCAAGGGCATGACGTCGGGCTACTCCCCGATCGGCGCGTGCATCGTCTCGGACAAGATCGCCGAGCCGTTCTACAAGGGCGGCAACACCTTCCTGCACGGCTACACCTTCGGCGGCCACCCCGTCTCCGCCGCGGTCGGCCTCGCCAACCTCGACATCTTCGAGAAGGAAGGCCTCAACCAGCACGTCCTGGACAACGAGGACGCCTTCTTCCAGACCCTCCGCAAGCTGCACGACCTGCCGATCGTCGGCGACGTCCGCGGCAACGGCTTCTTCTACGGCATCGAGCTGGTGAAGGACAAGGAGACCAAGGAGACGTTCAACGACGAGGAGACCGAGCGCGTCCTGTACGGCTTCCTCTCCAAGGCGCTGTACGAGAACGGCCTGTACTGCCGTGCCGACGACCGCGGCGACCCGGTCGTCCAGCTCGCCCCGCCGCTGATCTCCACCCAGGAGACCTTCGACGAGATCGAGGGCATCCTGCGCCAGGTCCTCACGGAGGCCTGGACGAAGCTCTGA
- a CDS encoding ABC transporter ATP-binding protein: MAAPPDNDVLWARALHVKHNGSPALTGVSLGVREGEILAVSGPRGCGKTTLLRCLSGQLLPQQGEVWFNSTPVHTMRPLVRERLRRDRFGWIDPEPHLVPELTAWENVALPLMLRGASHRAAKPVALEWLERLDIGACARKRPHALLQAERQRVAVARALVSTPSVLFADEPTAPLHRADRAHVLRTLTTAARSHGITVVLATHDAEVAALADRTVSLLDGRRVNTVHLPGSGDPARPKAGTTEAEGRAACSLSV; this comes from the coding sequence ATGGCTGCCCCACCGGACAACGACGTGCTGTGGGCACGCGCTCTGCACGTCAAGCACAACGGCTCCCCCGCCCTCACCGGCGTCTCGCTCGGCGTCCGCGAGGGCGAGATCCTCGCGGTCAGCGGCCCGCGCGGCTGCGGCAAGACGACCCTCCTGCGGTGCCTCTCGGGCCAGCTGCTCCCCCAGCAGGGCGAGGTGTGGTTCAACAGCACGCCCGTGCACACCATGCGCCCGCTGGTGCGCGAACGCCTGCGGCGCGACCGGTTCGGCTGGATCGACCCCGAGCCGCACCTCGTCCCCGAGCTCACCGCCTGGGAGAACGTCGCCCTGCCGCTCATGCTGCGCGGCGCCTCCCACCGCGCCGCCAAGCCCGTGGCGCTGGAGTGGCTGGAGCGCCTCGACATCGGCGCCTGCGCCCGCAAGCGCCCGCACGCCCTCCTCCAGGCCGAGCGCCAGCGCGTCGCCGTCGCCCGCGCCCTGGTCAGCACGCCGTCCGTGCTCTTCGCCGACGAGCCCACCGCCCCGCTGCACCGCGCGGACCGCGCGCACGTGCTGCGCACCCTGACCACCGCGGCCCGCTCGCACGGCATCACGGTCGTCCTCGCCACGCACGACGCGGAGGTCGCCGCCCTCGCCGACCGCACCGTCTCGCTGCTCGACGGACGGCGCGTGAACACGGTGCACCTGCCGGGCTCCGGCGACCCCGCCAGGCCGAAGGCCGGCACCACCGAGGCGGAAGGCCGGGCCGCGTGCTCGCTCTCCGTCTAG
- a CDS encoding VOC family protein produces the protein MYQQMIFVNLAVNDVAATKKFFTELGYGLNPQFSSDDCACVVISDTIIAMMLSKEHYAKFTQKEIADATKVSEALICLSAESREKVDELVDKAIAAGGTAGKVQDYGTMYGRAYDDLDGHTWEVMWMDASEVQG, from the coding sequence ATGTACCAGCAGATGATCTTCGTGAACCTGGCCGTGAACGACGTCGCGGCGACGAAGAAGTTCTTCACGGAGCTCGGCTACGGCCTCAACCCGCAGTTCTCCAGCGACGACTGCGCGTGCGTGGTCATCAGCGACACCATCATCGCGATGATGCTCAGCAAGGAGCACTACGCGAAATTCACGCAGAAGGAGATCGCCGACGCCACCAAGGTGAGCGAGGCGCTCATCTGTCTGAGCGCCGAGAGCCGCGAGAAGGTCGACGAGCTCGTCGACAAGGCGATCGCGGCGGGCGGCACCGCGGGCAAGGTCCAGGACTACGGCACGATGTACGGCCGGGCCTACGACGACCTGGACGGCCACACCTGGGAGGTCATGTGGATGGACGCCTCCGAGGTCCAGGGCTGA
- a CDS encoding LOG family protein — protein MQPNPEHASAPQLPGDDREIETLAEFDEVTARGGVAGYRVQAVDLTQRTAALLTADVAGAVFLGCPMGQEAADRVRAAGALVFPPVPGLPFNPYRGLLYTPGDLFAGLADGGYEATPDAHAYSWFQRTTSDGDVFASMLRAIHDDSISDALDELLVGARVVGVMGGHAMARGTDDYAGAARLGRELARAGFTVATGGGPGAMEAANLGAYAAPFDDEMLDEALELLAEAPSFTPSITEWAKAAFAVRDRWPSGGPSVGIPTWFYGHEPPNAFASHLAKYFANATREDGLLARSNAGVVFLPGAAGTVQEIFDNATPNYYESRGEPTPMVLVDRTHWTEHLPAWPLLKALAKGRPMESRIALVDTVEEAPKTLESLRSA, from the coding sequence ATGCAGCCGAACCCCGAACACGCATCCGCCCCACAACTCCCGGGCGACGACCGTGAGATCGAGACCCTCGCCGAGTTCGACGAGGTCACGGCGCGCGGTGGCGTCGCCGGGTACCGCGTCCAGGCCGTCGACCTGACGCAGCGCACCGCCGCGCTCCTGACGGCCGACGTGGCCGGTGCCGTCTTCCTCGGCTGCCCGATGGGGCAGGAGGCAGCCGACCGGGTGCGGGCCGCCGGGGCACTGGTCTTCCCGCCGGTTCCCGGACTGCCCTTCAACCCCTACCGGGGGCTGCTGTACACCCCCGGCGACCTGTTCGCGGGCCTCGCCGACGGCGGGTACGAGGCGACGCCGGACGCCCACGCGTACTCCTGGTTCCAGCGGACCACGTCCGACGGCGACGTCTTCGCCTCGATGCTCCGCGCGATCCACGACGACTCCATCTCCGACGCCCTCGACGAACTCCTCGTCGGGGCGCGGGTGGTGGGCGTGATGGGCGGCCACGCGATGGCCCGCGGCACCGACGACTACGCGGGCGCGGCGCGGCTCGGCCGCGAGCTGGCCAGGGCCGGTTTCACGGTCGCGACGGGCGGTGGCCCCGGCGCCATGGAGGCGGCCAACCTCGGGGCGTACGCGGCCCCCTTCGACGACGAGATGCTGGACGAGGCGCTCGAACTCCTCGCCGAGGCGCCGTCGTTCACGCCGTCGATCACCGAGTGGGCGAAGGCGGCCTTCGCGGTCCGCGACCGCTGGCCCTCCGGCGGCCCTTCGGTGGGCATCCCCACCTGGTTCTACGGCCACGAGCCGCCGAACGCGTTCGCCTCCCACCTCGCCAAGTACTTCGCCAACGCCACCCGCGAGGACGGCCTCCTGGCCCGCTCGAACGCGGGCGTCGTCTTCCTCCCCGGCGCGGCGGGCACGGTCCAGGAGATCTTCGACAACGCCACCCCCAACTACTACGAGTCCCGCGGCGAACCCACCCCGATGGTCCTGGTGGACCGCACGCACTGGACGGAACACCTCCCGGCCTGGCCACTCCTCAAGGCACTGGCCAAGGGGCGGCCGATGGAATCGCGGATCGCACTGGTGGACACGGTGGAGGAGGCACCGAAGACACTGGAATCGCTACGGTCGGCGTAG
- a CDS encoding glycosyltransferase family 4 protein gives MPRTLVVTNDFPPRQGGIETFVDALVRRFPPGAAVVYTSAEPGDVTYDGTFPHPVVRDRARTLLPSRGTGERAVAIARRYGCDRVWFGAAAPLGLLAGRLRREASVRTVVATTHGHEVWWARTPGARALLRRVGAGADCVTYLGESTRGPVRRAMDPGVRFARLVPGVDAAGFRPGADGRAVRERYGLGDGRPVVLCAARLVPRKGQDTLIEALPMVRRAVADATLLLVGAGPYEARLRRIAEEQGVVDGVVFAGGHPHEAMPPFYAAADAFAMPCRTRRRGLEVEGLGIVFLEAAAAGLPVVAGDSGGAPDAVLDGESGYVVDGRSPAAVADRLVRLLRDRELARAMGEKGRAWVRREWDWDRSYEVLAGLLSADRVH, from the coding sequence ATGCCTCGCACCCTCGTCGTCACCAATGACTTCCCGCCCCGGCAGGGCGGCATCGAGACCTTCGTGGACGCGCTCGTCCGCCGGTTCCCGCCCGGCGCGGCCGTCGTGTACACCTCGGCCGAGCCGGGCGACGTGACGTACGACGGTACGTTCCCGCACCCCGTCGTACGCGACCGGGCGCGCACCCTGCTGCCCAGCAGGGGAACCGGGGAGCGTGCCGTGGCCATTGCCCGGCGGTACGGCTGCGACCGCGTCTGGTTCGGCGCCGCAGCGCCGCTCGGGCTGCTCGCCGGGCGGCTGCGGCGCGAGGCGTCGGTGCGGACGGTGGTCGCCACGACGCACGGCCACGAGGTGTGGTGGGCCCGCACGCCGGGCGCGCGGGCGCTGCTGCGGCGCGTGGGGGCAGGGGCGGACTGCGTGACGTACCTCGGCGAGAGCACCCGGGGGCCCGTGCGGCGGGCGATGGACCCCGGGGTGCGGTTCGCGCGTCTGGTGCCCGGTGTCGACGCGGCGGGTTTCCGGCCGGGCGCCGACGGGCGCGCGGTGCGCGAGCGGTACGGGCTCGGCGACGGCAGGCCCGTCGTCCTGTGCGCCGCCCGCCTGGTGCCGCGCAAGGGGCAGGACACCCTGATCGAGGCGCTGCCGATGGTGCGCAGGGCGGTCGCCGACGCCACCCTGCTGCTGGTCGGCGCGGGCCCGTACGAGGCCAGGCTGCGCAGGATCGCCGAGGAACAGGGCGTCGTGGACGGCGTCGTCTTCGCGGGCGGCCATCCGCACGAGGCGATGCCGCCCTTCTACGCGGCCGCCGACGCCTTCGCCATGCCGTGCCGCACGCGCAGGCGCGGCCTGGAGGTCGAGGGGCTCGGCATCGTCTTCCTCGAAGCCGCCGCGGCCGGACTGCCCGTCGTGGCGGGCGACTCGGGCGGTGCGCCGGACGCGGTGCTTGACGGGGAGAGCGGCTATGTCGTCGACGGCCGGTCGCCCGCGGCCGTCGCGGACCGTCTCGTACGGCTGCTCAGGGATCGTGAACTCGCCCGCGCCATGGGGGAGAAGGGGCGGGCGTGGGTGCGGAGGGAGTGGGACTGGGATCGGTCCTACGAGGTGTTGGCCGGGTTGCTCTCTGCCGACCGGGTTCACTAG
- a CDS encoding sensor histidine kinase, translating into MSTTTAPPRPTVPPGATVLRRRLRALAATPAYPWLTGAVLTVGAAAELVVFPGSATNASAILLSTASLMWRRAFPPVALVTVAAGLVSFGADTSLSIAVMISGLIGCYVLGRHRVLHPALLVAGGTLGALAINLWHILSWARDDRLPDVPALGNAGSLGLFAEAFGLCAVILGAVSMGDAVRAREETRRERALAQAQLIAMERRQAAQAERAAIARELHDIVSHSVSMIAVQAESATYTTPGLTPEAREGFQQIAGTARDSMAELRRLLGVLRTPQRTEDARGAGAATAPQPTLEGLAELLEQHRAVGGGAELRITGERVPLAAAWELSAYRIVQESLTNARKHAPGARSVVELGYRADRLTLRVSDDGPGPPDSGSTSGHGLTGMRERAALVGGSLTAGAGPTGGFTVEAELPW; encoded by the coding sequence ATGAGCACGACCACCGCCCCGCCCCGACCAACCGTTCCACCCGGGGCGACCGTCCTGCGCCGCCGCCTGCGCGCGCTGGCCGCCACCCCCGCCTACCCGTGGCTCACGGGCGCGGTCCTGACCGTGGGCGCGGCCGCCGAACTCGTGGTGTTCCCCGGCTCGGCGACCAACGCGAGCGCGATCCTGCTGTCCACGGCCTCGCTGATGTGGCGCCGCGCCTTCCCGCCGGTGGCCCTGGTGACCGTCGCCGCCGGTCTCGTCAGCTTCGGCGCCGACACCTCCCTGTCCATCGCGGTGATGATCAGCGGCCTGATCGGCTGTTACGTCCTCGGCAGGCACCGCGTCCTGCACCCCGCGCTGCTCGTCGCGGGCGGCACGCTCGGCGCCCTCGCCATCAACCTGTGGCACATCCTGAGCTGGGCCCGCGACGACCGCCTCCCCGACGTCCCCGCGCTCGGCAACGCGGGATCGCTCGGCCTGTTCGCCGAGGCGTTCGGGCTCTGCGCGGTGATCCTCGGCGCCGTCAGCATGGGCGACGCGGTGCGCGCCCGCGAGGAGACCCGGCGCGAACGGGCGCTCGCCCAGGCCCAGTTGATCGCGATGGAGCGGCGGCAGGCCGCCCAGGCGGAGCGGGCGGCGATCGCCCGCGAGCTGCACGACATCGTCTCGCACTCGGTGTCGATGATCGCGGTGCAGGCGGAGAGCGCCACGTACACGACGCCGGGGCTCACCCCGGAGGCCCGCGAGGGATTCCAGCAGATCGCGGGCACGGCCCGGGACTCGATGGCCGAGCTCCGGCGGCTGCTCGGCGTCCTGCGCACCCCGCAACGTACCGAGGACGCGCGAGGGGCGGGCGCGGCGACCGCCCCGCAGCCCACCCTGGAGGGCCTGGCAGAACTCCTCGAACAACACCGCGCGGTGGGCGGCGGCGCGGAGCTGCGGATCACCGGGGAGCGCGTGCCCCTGGCCGCCGCGTGGGAACTGTCCGCGTACCGCATCGTGCAGGAGTCCCTGACGAACGCCCGCAAGCACGCGCCGGGCGCCCGATCCGTGGTCGAACTGGGTTACCGCGCCGACCGGTTGACGCTCCGCGTGAGCGACGACGGACCAGGGCCGCCGGACAGCGGCTCCACGAGCGGCCACGGCCTGACCGGCATGCGCGAGCGCGCGGCGCTGGTCGGCGGCAGCCTGACCGCGGGCGCGGGACCCACCGGCGGCTTCACGGTGGAGGCCGAACTCCCTTGGTGA